One Brassica napus cultivar Da-Ae chromosome C2, Da-Ae, whole genome shotgun sequence DNA window includes the following coding sequences:
- the LOC106363362 gene encoding RING-H2 finger protein ATL20-like, protein MDFTKTISFSLLFLSLLTPTTITASCTNAVCRHGDPIIRFPFRLKPHQLKSCGYDKGFDLACGSKGVNRTTITLPFSGDFTVEMIDYAAQEIWINDPHNCLPKRILTLNLSATPFAGVYARRFTFFNCPTSEYLRFRPLNPITCLSDKNNTVFATASPRVVNYLLSQSCREMKTVEVPVRWPFYEQAVSYSELSDNLWLTWRVPRCGRCEIRGGKCGIKSNSSRETICSDAHKPAIPRKARYAIAIGAGIPGTLIIFGLFCFVYSKINSCIKRRRLVPHSEINSTQAHSLQSSIMITGLDAPTLESYPKIVLGESKRLPKIDDATCSICLSEYEPKETLKTIPPCQHCFHADCIDEWLKLNGTCPVCRNPLEQILSSENNNP, encoded by the exons atggattttacaaaaacaatatcATTCTCTCTCTTGTTCCTCTCTCTCCTAACCCCGACGACGATCACCGCCTCATGCACTAACGCCGTTTGTCGCCACGGTGATCCGATTATCCGTTTTCCTTTCCGTTTAAAGCCACACCAGTTAAAGTCTTGCGGTTACGACAAAGGGTTCGACCTAGCGTGTGGTAGTAAAGGCGTTAACCGAACCACTATAACACTACCGTTTTCCGGTGACTTCACCGTCGAGATGATCGACTACGCAGCTCAAGAGATTTGGATCAACGACCCACATAACTGTCTTCCTAAGCGGATCTTGACGCTAAACCTCTCCGCGACGCCGTTTGCCGGCGTTTACGCACGTCGGTTCACGTTCTTTAACTGTCCGACGTCGGAGTATCTCCGTTTCAGACCGCTAAATCCGATAACGTGTTTGAGCGATAAAAACAACACGGTGTTTGCGACTGCTTCGCCTAGAGTGGTGAACTACCTGTTGTCTCAATCATGCCGGGAAATGAAAACCGTTGAGGTCCCGGTTCGTTGGCCGTTTTATGAGCAGGCCGTGTCGTATTCTGAGCTGAGTGATAACCTCTGGCTCACGTGGAGGGTTCCGAGATGTGGTCGGTGTGAGATCAGAGGTGGTAAGTGTGGGATTAAGAGTAATTCTTCTCGTGAAACCATTTGCTCCGATGCACATAAACCag cTATTCCGAGAAAAGCCCGTTACGCGATAGCCATTGGTGCCGGAATCCCAGGAACTTTGATCATCTTCGGTCTTTTCTGTTTCGTTTACAGCAAAATCAACTCATGCATCAAAAGACGTCGTCTCGTTCCACACTCAGAGATCAACAGCACGCAAGCCCATTCTTTACAATCCAGTATCATGATAACGGGCCTAGATGCGCCGACTTTAGAGTCATACCCCAAAATAGTATTGGGAGAGAGCAAAAGGCTTCCCAAAATAGACGATGCCACATGTTCTATTTGTCTATCAGAGTACGAGCCAAAGGAAACGCTTAAGACAATACCACCGTGCCAACATTGTTTTCATGCAGATTGTATCGATGAGTGGCTGAAACTAAATGGGACTTGCCCGGTGTGTCGGAACCCTCTAGAGCAGATTTTGTCATCTGAGAACAATAATCCTTAG
- the LOC106367538 gene encoding dehydrogenase/reductase SDR family member FEY produces the protein MSSGTRRMKTKNKKKEGLGWMEWIRGWACVFHEFLFQRFMSSHLPNPLPLPPLSHLTCIVTGSTSGIGRETARQLAEAGAHVVMAVRNTKAAHDLIQQWQRDWSAKGLPLNIEAMELDLLSLDSVVNFSNAWNARLAPLHVLINNAGIFAMGEEQKFSKDGYEHHMQVNHLAPALLSLLLLPSLNRASPSRIINVNSVMHYVGFVDPDDMNVVSGRRKFSSLVGYSGSKLAQVMFSNVLFKRLPLESRISVVCLSPGIVLTNVARDLPRSVQVQYALIPYFIFSPQKGCRSSLFSATDAQIPEHCEKLKTGDKPICTFISQDCKHTKPSEEAQSLETANRVWEKTVEMIGLPLDALERLIQGQEVQCRYGTHQE, from the exons ATGAGCAGTGGAACGAGGAGGATGAAGacgaagaataagaagaaggaaGGTTTGGGGTGGATGGAGTGGATCAGAGGATGGGCTTGCGTGTTCCACGAGTTCCTCTTCCAGAGATTCATGTCTTCTCATTTGCCCAATCCACTTCCTCTCCCTCCTCTCAGTCACTTAACCTGCATCGTCACCGGCTCCACCAGCGGCATTGGTCGCGAAACCGCTAG GCAGCTTGCAGAAGCTGGTGCTCATGTTGTAATGGCGGTTAGGAACACAAAGGCAGCTCATGATCTGATTCAACAGTGGCAGAGAGATTGGTCTGCTAAAGGACTCCCACTTAATATCGAG GCGATGGAACTTGATCTACTCTCTTTGGACTCTGTTGTCAACTTTAGCAATGCCTGGAACGCTCGTTTAGCTCCTTTGCATGTTCTCATTAACAATGCCGGCATCTTTGCTATGGGAG AGGAACAGAAGTTCTCAAAGGATGGATATGAACACCACATGCAAGTCAACCATTTAGCTCCAGCGTTGCTTTCTCTCCTCCTTTTGCCCTCCCTTAACCGTGCCTCGCCGAGCCGAATCATTAATGTCAACTCTGTT ATGCACTATGTGGGTTTTGTTGACCCGGATGACATGAATGTGGTATCTGGTAGACGAAAGTTTTCAAGCCTTGTAGGATATTCAGGCAGCAAGCTTGCACAG GTTATGTTTAGCAATGTTCTATTCAAAAGGCTGCCTCTGGAATCTCGCATAAGCGTTGTTTGTTTGTCCCCAGGGATTGTTCTAACAAATGTG GCGAGGGACCTGCCGAGATCTGTTCAAGTTCAATACGCGTTGATACCGTATTTCATCTTTTCGCCTCAAAAAGGTTGTAGAAGCTCACTTTTCTCAGCGACGGATGCTCAGATTCCAGAGCACTGTGAAAAGCTAAAGACCGGTGATAAGCCCATATGTACATTCATATCTCAAGACTGCAAACACACAAAGCCTTCAGAAGAAGCTCAGAGCTTAGAAACAGCAAATAGAGTGTGGGAAAAGACGGTAGAGATGATTGGTCTTCCTCTTGATGCGTTGGAGAGGCTTATACAAGGACAAGAGGTGCAATGCCGTTATGGAACTCATCAAGAATAA